A stretch of the Candidatus Limnocylindrales bacterium genome encodes the following:
- a CDS encoding DUF6600 domain-containing protein, with protein MHITTRFHALTLSLFLGCAALGGIATDAVVATEVRAAVFDTTYFYAALAPDGRWYYHPRLGWVWYPVRVEVGWQPYTVGRWEWADEYGWVWASEESFGWATYHYGRWFDDPHAGWVWVPGDVWGPAWVSWRVTDGFVGWAPLPPQTYGHEISLTLDFGGGFYSRPSFFDAYANFQIGAPSHDHFVFVDYNNFTTVNINKVVIRDSSRRERLFREARDVTRYEVQGGHARFRGDFGRQEVERRIGRQIRPVRIAEADRPTRGGAAGGDGQLSIYRPRIERAPKERAQRVTPDRLGLAEAPDEQPPPEQLKQKRQRGELKTAAEERKQRGLRPLTAENPKDLETEAQVGEQRLRKEREGRGPRDAATEREGRERGGAAGADETERQRRERGGEAADAERERKQRGDAAGADAERERRERGGEAADAERERKQRGDAAGADAERERRERGGAAGADDALTPGGRKDRGGEAGGAEDEMQRQRRERESGATDPRQRDLRGTDPADANERQRREREVQGGRERGATPDAMREERGGRTGAPDPMRDQRSGPGGRDSDATERPGGPGRESVRDADRGPGARPTERPTMDRPDRSRAPGSQPTSAPPDRGPAVREQAPRGGPSPGREMREERGPAVGPGGSGGRPDRGGGAEPVRVQPGKEERRPSSEPLPDRSKEMRRENAPRGPQPGNAGPQGGPPGRKRAPGEPDAPPQP; from the coding sequence ATGCACATCACTACGCGCTTCCATGCACTGACATTGAGTCTGTTCCTTGGCTGCGCGGCCCTCGGTGGCATCGCGACGGATGCCGTCGTCGCCACCGAGGTCCGCGCAGCCGTGTTCGATACGACATATTTCTACGCCGCCCTGGCCCCGGACGGCCGCTGGTACTACCACCCGCGGCTTGGTTGGGTCTGGTACCCGGTACGCGTCGAAGTCGGCTGGCAGCCCTACACGGTCGGTCGATGGGAATGGGCCGACGAGTACGGCTGGGTCTGGGCCTCCGAGGAGTCCTTCGGCTGGGCGACCTACCACTATGGCCGCTGGTTCGACGATCCGCACGCGGGCTGGGTATGGGTGCCCGGCGACGTATGGGGACCGGCCTGGGTGAGCTGGCGAGTCACTGACGGCTTCGTCGGATGGGCACCGCTGCCGCCGCAGACGTACGGGCACGAGATCTCGCTGACGCTCGACTTCGGTGGCGGCTTCTACAGCCGGCCCTCCTTCTTCGATGCGTACGCGAACTTCCAGATCGGCGCGCCCTCGCACGATCACTTCGTGTTCGTCGACTACAACAACTTCACCACGGTCAACATCAACAAGGTCGTCATCCGTGACAGCTCACGGCGCGAGCGGCTGTTCCGCGAGGCCCGCGACGTCACCCGCTACGAAGTCCAGGGCGGTCACGCGCGGTTCCGCGGCGACTTCGGCCGCCAGGAAGTGGAGCGGCGCATCGGCCGGCAGATCCGGCCCGTGCGGATCGCCGAAGCCGATCGGCCCACGCGCGGTGGAGCGGCCGGCGGTGACGGTCAGCTTTCGATCTACCGCCCGCGCATCGAGCGCGCGCCGAAGGAGCGTGCCCAGCGCGTCACGCCCGACCGCCTCGGTCTTGCGGAAGCTCCTGACGAGCAGCCTCCTCCCGAGCAGCTCAAGCAGAAGCGCCAGCGCGGCGAGCTCAAGACCGCGGCCGAAGAGCGCAAGCAGCGCGGCCTGCGCCCGCTGACGGCGGAGAACCCCAAGGATCTCGAGACCGAGGCGCAGGTCGGCGAGCAGCGACTGCGCAAGGAGCGTGAAGGTCGCGGGCCTCGCGATGCGGCAACCGAGCGCGAGGGCCGCGAGCGCGGCGGCGCGGCCGGTGCCGACGAGACGGAACGCCAGCGCCGCGAGCGCGGCGGCGAGGCGGCGGATGCGGAGCGCGAGCGCAAGCAGCGCGGCGATGCCGCGGGCGCCGATGCCGAGCGCGAACGTCGCGAGCGCGGCGGCGAGGCCGCGGATGCGGAGCGTGAGCGCAAGCAGCGCGGCGATGCCGCGGGCGCCGATGCCGAGCGCGAACGTCGCGAGCGCGGCGGCGCCGCGGGCGCCGACGATGCGCTGACGCCGGGCGGCCGCAAGGATCGCGGCGGCGAAGCCGGCGGGGCCGAGGACGAGATGCAGCGCCAGCGACGGGAACGCGAGAGTGGAGCAACCGATCCGCGCCAGCGCGACCTGCGAGGCACCGATCCCGCCGATGCGAACGAGCGCCAGCGCCGCGAGCGCGAGGTGCAGGGCGGCCGCGAACGCGGCGCAACGCCCGATGCGATGCGCGAGGAACGTGGAGGCCGCACTGGAGCGCCAGACCCGATGCGCGACCAGCGCAGCGGACCCGGCGGCCGTGACAGTGATGCCACGGAGCGCCCCGGCGGTCCCGGACGCGAGTCCGTGCGCGACGCCGACCGCGGTCCTGGCGCGCGGCCGACCGAGCGCCCCACGATGGATCGTCCCGATCGAAGCCGCGCACCTGGCAGTCAGCCGACGTCGGCTCCGCCCGATCGTGGACCGGCCGTTCGCGAGCAGGCGCCGCGCGGCGGCCCGTCGCCGGGTCGTGAAATGCGCGAAGAGCGCGGGCCCGCAGTGGGCCCCGGGGGCAGCGGCGGCAGGCCCGATCGCGGCGGGGGCGCCGAGCCGGTGCGCGTGCAGCCGGGCAAGGAAGAGCGCCGGCCGTCGTCCGAGCCGCTTCCGGATCGCTCCAAGGAGATGCGCCGGGAGAACGCGCCGCGCGGACCGCAGCCAGGCAACGCAGGCCCGCAAGGCGGACCTCCGGGACGCAAACGCGCGCCCGGCGAGCCCGATGCTCCGCCGCAGCCGTAA